From the genome of Mucilaginibacter paludis DSM 18603:
GCCACTCAAACCACCAAACACGAAATTATCCGCTGCGAGCGGTGTAATGCTGCCTTTGAGTGCAAGGCCAACAAATTTACACAGTGCCAGTGCAGCGTTGTTGCCCTGAGCATCAACGAGGTACAATACGTTAGCGAGTTATACGACGGTTGCCTGTGCGCCAGTTGCCTGAGGCTACTTCAGCAGGAATATGTTGATTCCATGAAGTAAACTTGACATTTTAATCATAATCAAAATTTTAATATTGGCGATATTTGCGCCTGCATCAACACCCCGGCAGATCATTCTGCTTTTTTGTACATGACAAAAAAAGAACATTTTTTCCGCATCCTTATCTTAGGTTTTTTAACCGCACTCGGTCCGTTTTCTATCGATATGTACCTGCCCGGCTTTCCCGCCATTGCTAACGATCTTCATACAACCGTTAACGAGGTGGCCCTGTCCTTAAGCAGCTTTTTTGTTGGTTTGGCAGCAGGCCAGTTATTGTATGGCCCCATGCTGGATCGCTTCGGCCGCAAAAACCCGCTATATATTGGCTTGGTATTATACATCATCGCTTCGCTTGGCTGTATGGCGGCGCATTCCATCCAAGCTTTAATACTTTTACGCTTAGTGCAGGCCATTGGCAGCTGCGCGGCGGCGGTAGCATCCGTAGCCATGGTTCGCGATCTGTTCCCGGTTGAAGAGAACGCCAAGGTTTTTTCGTTGCTGATGCTGGTTGTTGGCGCATCGCCCATGATTGCCCCAACCGTTGGCGGATACATTACCGCAGCCTATGGCTGGCAATTGGTGTTTGCCATACTGGCCGCTATAGCGGTTTTAATACTGCTTGCCGTTATTTTTAAACTACCCGAAACCTATAA
Proteins encoded in this window:
- a CDS encoding cysteine-rich CWC family protein, whose amino-acid sequence is MQATQTTKHEIIRCERCNAAFECKANKFTQCQCSVVALSINEVQYVSELYDGCLCASCLRLLQQEYVDSMK